The Chitinophaga niabensis genome segment TTACCGGCAATATTAAGAATGCGATCACACAGGGCGAATGGGTGGTGCGTAACATTGATAGCGTGGATGAAAAGAAGAGAGAGATATGGTTCCGTGCCAGTGGTATGCACGCAGGTGAAGACCCTTATTTCATCCATTACTACCGCATTGGTTTTGATGGCAAAAACCTGGTGCAGATGACGCCGGAGAAAGGACAGCACCTGATCACACTTTCCAATGATAAGAAATATTATCTCGATACTTACTCACAGGTGAACATCCCGCCTGTTACGGAACTACGCCTTACCAGCAATGGCAAGAAAATAGCAGAGATAGAACGCGCAGATGCCACGGAGTTCTTCAAAACAGGCATACCACCGGTAGAGAGTTTTGTAGCGAAAGGAAGGGATGGCGTTACAGATATCTGGGGGATCATTTGCAGGCCTTCTACATTTGACCCCACTAAAAAATATCCCATCATTGAAAATATCTACGCCGGCCCGCATGATGCTTTTGTGCCCAAAACTTTCATGGGAACTTTCGGGGAAATGCAAAGCATGGCAGAGCTGGGTTTCATAGTGGTGCAGATAGATGGTATGGGCACAGCCAACCGTTCAAAAGCCTTTCATGATGTTTGCTGGAAGAACATTGCAGACGCCGGTTTCCCTGACAGGATCCTATGGATGAAAGCCCTGGGCACAAAATACCCTTATGCAGACACCAGCCGCGTAGGTCTCTATGGAACTTCCGCAGGTGGCCAGAACGCTTTGGCAGCTTTGCTGTTCCATCCTGAATTTTACAAAGCTGCCGTTTCTTCCTGCGGTTGCCACGACAACCGGGTGGATAAGCAATGGTGGAATGAGCAGTGGATGGGCTACCCTGTTGGTAAACATTACGATGAGCAGAGTAATATCACCAACGTGGATAAATTACAGGGTAAATTACTGCTGATCGTAGGAGAAGCAGATACCAATGTACCCCCGGAGTCTACCTACCGTGTAGCGGATGCACTGATCAAATGTAACAAGGGGTTTGAGTTCTTACCGATCCCGGGAATGGGCCATAGTGACGGAGGGCCGTATGGCAGGTTGCGTAAGCGTAATTTCTTTGTGCGGCACCTGTTGGGAGTGGAAACGCCCCTGGTAATAAAGTAAAGGGAGATTTGTTAATGAGTGTTAAAACATTGATGCATGAATCGGGATCTGCACGTACATTTACGGCATGTATAAACGTACCTGGTGGATCATATTGCCTACTGTGCTTACTGTGCTGGCATTCCAGACGTACTGGCTGGTGGCTACGTACAGGGATCAGCGCAGGACTTTCTATAACCAGGCGAAGGATGCATTGCAGTATACATATGACCAGGCTTTTATGGAAAGCCTGGTAACTGTGCAGATGAAACAGTTGCATTCCTCCCCCAAAGCTATAGACAGTGCCATCAGAGATATAATGGAGGAAAACGAGATCTCCTTCAGCAGCACTATCATAGCCTCTGATACAATGCGTGGGTCCACTTTGAAGAATGCCCGTACGACTACAATGTCCCGCGAGGATCTGCAGCCATTTCTTTCCAGCATATTGTCCAACATGCCGGGGTTGCGCCCGGATAGTCAGAAAGTATTAAAGACCTACATAAAAGAATTAGCTGCACGGGGTATTGGAGTAGGCGTTGAGTTGTCCTATGCAAAAAACACGGATACTACCGGTAATCACATTAGCATACCCTTGTCTATATCGGAGCCGGATAATAAGCTCCATGCCCGTTTCTCAGGTGTGGGAAACTACCTGATGAAGAAGATGAGCGGGCCGGTGATCATCTCCCTTATCTTATTGCTGATCGTTGCAGGCTGTATATGGGTATTGTGGCGTATCATTATGCGGCAAAAAGCACTGGAAGCCATGCGCAGCGATTTCATCAGTAATATTACACATGAACTGAAAACACCGGTGGCTATCCTGAGTACCATCAATGAATCGCTGCTTACCTATAACGGGATGGATGATAAGAACAAAACGGAAAGATACCTGCGCCTGTCTAAAGACGAACTGAATAAATTACAGGGGCATATAGAAGAGATCCTAACCCTGTCTAAAATGGAGAACGGCATCGCGCTGGCTGAAAGTAATGAAGTGTTGTTGCCGGAGGTGCTCAATATGGTGCAGCAGCGTTATATTCACCTGCCCGGCGTTTATATCACTACCGTGATGGAAGTAACGGAAACGATAGTGCAAACGCACCGGGAATCATTGTTTACCATCCTCAACAACCTGGTGGATAATTCCATTAAATATGCAGACAAGCCGGAAAAACGGATAGAACTGCGCGTAAAGCAACAGGATACCAGTTATCTTTTCAGCGTAACAGATAATGGCATTGGCATCAGTAAAGAACACCTTCCTTTTATCTTCGATAAATTTTACCGTGTGCCGCAAGGCGACCTGCACAACGTTAAGGGTTATGGCCTTGGGCTTAGTTATGTGAAGGAATTGGTGAGCAGGCTGGGTGGCAGTATCAAAGTATCCAGCACTCCCGGCAGCGGTAGTTTGTTCACCTTTAAAATACCCGGAGCATGAGTAAGGTGAAGTTGTTATTAGTAGAAGATGAGCAGGTACTGGCCAGCGTGATCAAAGAAACGCTGGAATTAAACGGGTTTGAAGTATGCTGCGCCGCCAATGGCAAAGAGGG includes the following:
- a CDS encoding S9 family peptidase, whose protein sequence is MLKRIILLLIWTNSLSAQQLPYHPDEEEMTGRYKHARLLDSISRNTVFKSTVRANWSVDGRSFWYANTLKDSVKEYILVDAASGKKRPAFDHAKLAAALEQDPLRLNITRMDIGTKTAMLEAKGKYWEVDLKTYQLIKKDSFPQRVYPDRVFRRSRWQSFSTRGESPDKKWHAFVKEGNVFIRNNETKDTIQYTTNGTKEKPYAELAWSPDSKYVVGYLTNPALDTLVYYVLTSVSGTKRGQLRSQNYKQPGDPFTTYEMHLFPVDQLKSIRVNTEILDFFEAPVLHWRKDDPRYFSYEKVDRGHQRFRIIEVDAQSGTTRTLLDEKAKTFIYESRIFTEYIPATSEIIWSSEKDGWRHLYLVDGLTGNIKNAITQGEWVVRNIDSVDEKKREIWFRASGMHAGEDPYFIHYYRIGFDGKNLVQMTPEKGQHLITLSNDKKYYLDTYSQVNIPPVTELRLTSNGKKIAEIERADATEFFKTGIPPVESFVAKGRDGVTDIWGIICRPSTFDPTKKYPIIENIYAGPHDAFVPKTFMGTFGEMQSMAELGFIVVQIDGMGTANRSKAFHDVCWKNIADAGFPDRILWMKALGTKYPYADTSRVGLYGTSAGGQNALAALLFHPEFYKAAVSSCGCHDNRVDKQWWNEQWMGYPVGKHYDEQSNITNVDKLQGKLLLIVGEADTNVPPESTYRVADALIKCNKGFEFLPIPGMGHSDGGPYGRLRKRNFFVRHLLGVETPLVIK
- a CDS encoding sensor histidine kinase, whose translation is MYKRTWWIILPTVLTVLAFQTYWLVATYRDQRRTFYNQAKDALQYTYDQAFMESLVTVQMKQLHSSPKAIDSAIRDIMEENEISFSSTIIASDTMRGSTLKNARTTTMSREDLQPFLSSILSNMPGLRPDSQKVLKTYIKELAARGIGVGVELSYAKNTDTTGNHISIPLSISEPDNKLHARFSGVGNYLMKKMSGPVIISLILLLIVAGCIWVLWRIIMRQKALEAMRSDFISNITHELKTPVAILSTINESLLTYNGMDDKNKTERYLRLSKDELNKLQGHIEEILTLSKMENGIALAESNEVLLPEVLNMVQQRYIHLPGVYITTVMEVTETIVQTHRESLFTILNNLVDNSIKYADKPEKRIELRVKQQDTSYLFSVTDNGIGISKEHLPFIFDKFYRVPQGDLHNVKGYGLGLSYVKELVSRLGGSIKVSSTPGSGSLFTFKIPGA